A genome region from Manis javanica isolate MJ-LG chromosome 3, MJ_LKY, whole genome shotgun sequence includes the following:
- the IL17RC gene encoding interleukin-17 receptor C isoform X18: MPVPWFLLSLALGRSPVVLSLERLVGPQDVARCSPGLSCHLWDGDVICLPGSIMSAPGPVLVPTRLQTELLLRCYQETDCDLCVRVAVHLAVHGHGEEPEDEEKLGRTADPELEEPRNSSLQAQVMLSFQAYSTARCVLLEVQVPATLVQPGQSVGSVVFDCFEAALGSEVRIWSYTQPRYQKELNLTQQLPVLPWLNVSANGDDVRLVLDVSEEQQFGLSLYWNQVPGPSKSLWHRNLTGPQTITLNHTDLLPCLCIQVWPLKPDSTRTSTCPFSEDPRAYQNLWLVAQLQLLPPRGWRLDAPCSVPAMATLCWQAPGRGPCQPLVPPLLQENVTVNKVLEFPLLKGHPNLCVQVSNWENVQLQECLWADSLGPLKNDMLLVETRGPHDNKSLCALEPSGCTPLPSKGSTRAARLGEQLLRDMQLGQCVQLWDEDPGALWACPMDKYIHKRWALVWLACLLFAAVLFLLFLIKKDHVKAAARSRAALLLYSADDASFERLVGALASALCQLPLRVAVDLWSRRELSALGPLAWFHAQRRQTLQEGGTVVLLFSPGAVALCCEWMQDRTSAPGARGPHDAFAASLSCVLPDFLQGRAPGRYVGAYFDTLLHPDAVPALFRTVPVFSLPSQLPDFIGTLQGPGAPRSGRLAERAEQVSRALQPSLDSCFRPPAGPGDSRDGTRVGT, from the exons ATGCCTGTGCCCTGGTTCCTGCTGTCCTTGGCACTGGGCCGGAGCCCCGTGGTCCTCTCTCTGGAGAGGCTCGTGGGGCCTCAGGACGTTGCTCGCTGCTCTCCG GGTCTTTCCTGCCACCTCTGGG ATGGTGACGTGATCTGCTTGCCTGGGAGCATCATGTCTGCCCCGGGCCCTGTGCTGGTGCCCACACGCCTGCAGACAGAGCTGTTGCTGAGGTGCTACCAGGAGACTGACTGTGACCTTTGTGTGCGTGTGGCTGTCCACTTGGCTGTGCACG GGCATGGGGAAGAGCCTGAAGATGAGGAAAAGCTTGGGAGAACAGCTGACCCAGAGCTTGAGGAGCCTAGGAATT CTTCTCTGCAGGCCCAAGTCATGCTCTCCTTCCAGGCCTACTCTACTGCCCGCTGTGTCCTGCTGGAGGTGCAAGTGCCTGCTACCCTGGTGCAGCCGGGTCAGTCTGTG GGCTCTGTGGTATTTGACTGCTTCGAGGCTGCTCTGGGGTCTGAGGTGCGAATCTGGTCCTACACTCAGCCCAGGTATCAGAAGGAACTCAACCTCACACAGCAGCTGCCTG TCCTGCCCTGGCTCAATGTGTCTGCCAATGGTGACGATGTACGCCTGGTGCTGGACGTCTCTGAGGAGCAGCAGTTCGGCCTCTCCCTCTACTGGAACCAGGTCCCGGGCCCTTCAAAATCCTTGTGGCACAGAAATCTG ACTGGGCCACAGACCATTACCTTGAACCACACAGACCTGCTTCCCTGCCTCTGTATTCAG GTGTGGCCTTTGAAGCCTGATTCCACCAGGACAAGTACCTGCCCCTTTAGTGAGG ACCCCCGTGCATACCAGAACCTCTGGCTTGTTGCCCAGCTGCAGCTGCTGCCCCCACGGGGCTGGCGGCTGGATGCTCCATGCTCAGTACCCGCCATGGCCACACTGTGCTGGCAGGCACCGGGCAGGGGCCCCTGCCAGCCACTGGTTCCACCACTGCTCCAAGAGAATGTCACTGTGAAT AAGGTCCTTGAGTTCCCGTTGCTGAAAGGTCACCCCAACCTCTGTGTCCAG GTGAGCAACTGGGAGAATGTGCAGCTGCAAGAGTGCCTGTGGGCTG ACTCCCTGGGTCCCCTCAAGAATGACATGCTGCTGGTAGAGACACGAGGTCCCCATGACAACAAATCGCTCTGTGCCTTAGAACCCAGCGGCTGCACCCCCTTGCCCAGCAAGGGCTCCACG AGGGCAGCTCGCCTTGGAGAGCAGTTACTACGAGACATGCAGTTAGGCCAGTGTGTACAG CTGTGGGATGAGGACCCGGGAGCACTATGGGCCTGCCCCATGGACAAGT ACATCCACAAGCGCTGGGCCCTGGTGTGGCTGGCCTGCCTACTCTTTGCCGCGgtgcttttccttctcttccttatcAAAAAGGACCACGTGAAAG CGGCCGCCAGGAGCCGAGCGGCTCTGCTCCTCTACTCCGCCGATGACGCTAGCTTCGAGCGCTTGGTAGGCGCTCTGGCGTCGGCGCTGTGCCAGCTGCCGCTGCGCGTGGCCGTGGACCTGTGGAGCCGCCGTGAGCTGAGCGCGCTGGGGCCCCTGGCCTGGTTCCACGCGCAGCGGCGCCAGACCCTGCAGGAGGGCGGCACGGTGGTGCTGCTGTTCTCGCCCGGGGCCGTGGCGCTGTGCTGTGAGTGGATGCAGGACCGGACGTCGGCACCCGGGGCGCGCGGCCCGCACGACGCCTTCGCCGCCTCGCTCAGCTGCGTGCTGCCCGACTTCTTGCAGGGCCGGGCGCCTGGCCGCTACGTCGGGGCCTACTTCGACACACTGCTCCACCCGGATGCCGTGCCCGCCCTTTTCCGCACCGTGCCCGTCTTCTCACTGCCCTCGCAGCTGCCAGACTTCATAGGGACCCTGCAAGGGCCCGGTGCCCCCCGCTCTGGACGGCTAGCGGAGAGAGCGGAGCAAGTGTCCCGGGCACTGCAGCCCTCCCTGGACAGCTGCTTCCGGCCCCCTGCGGGTCCTGGGGACTCCAGGGACGGCACGCGGGTTGGGACCTGA
- the IL17RC gene encoding interleukin-17 receptor C isoform X20 — MPVPWFLLSLALGRSPVVLSLERLVGPQDVARCSPGLSCHLWDGDVICLPGSIMSAPGPVLVPTRLQTELLLRCYQETDCDLCVRVAVHLAVHASLQAQVMLSFQAYSTARCVLLEVQVPATLVQPGQSVGSVVFDCFEAALGSEVRIWSYTQPRYQKELNLTQQLPVLPWLNVSANGDDVRLVLDVSEEQQFGLSLYWNQVPGPSKSLWHRNLTGPQTITLNHTDLLPCLCIQVWPLKPDSTRTSTCPFSEDPRAYQNLWLVAQLQLLPPRGWRLDAPCSVPAMATLCWQAPGRGPCQPLVPPLLQENVTVNKVLEFPLLKGHPNLCVQVSNWENVQLQECLWADSLGPLKNDMLLVETRGPHDNKSLCALEPSGCTPLPSKGSTRAARLGEQLLRDMQLGQCVQLWDEDPGALWACPMDKYIHKRWALVWLACLLFAAVLFLLFLIKKDHVKAAARSRAALLLYSADDASFERLVGALASALCQLPLRVAVDLWSRRELSALGPLAWFHAQRRQTLQEGGTVVLLFSPGAVALCCEWMQDRTSAPGARGPHDAFAASLSCVLPDFLQGRAPGRYVGAYFDTLLHPDAVPALFRTVPVFSLPSQLPDFIGTLQGPGAPRSGRLAERAEQVSRALQPSLDSCFRPPAGPGDSRDGTRVGT, encoded by the exons ATGCCTGTGCCCTGGTTCCTGCTGTCCTTGGCACTGGGCCGGAGCCCCGTGGTCCTCTCTCTGGAGAGGCTCGTGGGGCCTCAGGACGTTGCTCGCTGCTCTCCG GGTCTTTCCTGCCACCTCTGGG ATGGTGACGTGATCTGCTTGCCTGGGAGCATCATGTCTGCCCCGGGCCCTGTGCTGGTGCCCACACGCCTGCAGACAGAGCTGTTGCTGAGGTGCTACCAGGAGACTGACTGTGACCTTTGTGTGCGTGTGGCTGTCCACTTGGCTGTGCACG CTTCTCTGCAGGCCCAAGTCATGCTCTCCTTCCAGGCCTACTCTACTGCCCGCTGTGTCCTGCTGGAGGTGCAAGTGCCTGCTACCCTGGTGCAGCCGGGTCAGTCTGTG GGCTCTGTGGTATTTGACTGCTTCGAGGCTGCTCTGGGGTCTGAGGTGCGAATCTGGTCCTACACTCAGCCCAGGTATCAGAAGGAACTCAACCTCACACAGCAGCTGCCTG TCCTGCCCTGGCTCAATGTGTCTGCCAATGGTGACGATGTACGCCTGGTGCTGGACGTCTCTGAGGAGCAGCAGTTCGGCCTCTCCCTCTACTGGAACCAGGTCCCGGGCCCTTCAAAATCCTTGTGGCACAGAAATCTG ACTGGGCCACAGACCATTACCTTGAACCACACAGACCTGCTTCCCTGCCTCTGTATTCAG GTGTGGCCTTTGAAGCCTGATTCCACCAGGACAAGTACCTGCCCCTTTAGTGAGG ACCCCCGTGCATACCAGAACCTCTGGCTTGTTGCCCAGCTGCAGCTGCTGCCCCCACGGGGCTGGCGGCTGGATGCTCCATGCTCAGTACCCGCCATGGCCACACTGTGCTGGCAGGCACCGGGCAGGGGCCCCTGCCAGCCACTGGTTCCACCACTGCTCCAAGAGAATGTCACTGTGAAT AAGGTCCTTGAGTTCCCGTTGCTGAAAGGTCACCCCAACCTCTGTGTCCAG GTGAGCAACTGGGAGAATGTGCAGCTGCAAGAGTGCCTGTGGGCTG ACTCCCTGGGTCCCCTCAAGAATGACATGCTGCTGGTAGAGACACGAGGTCCCCATGACAACAAATCGCTCTGTGCCTTAGAACCCAGCGGCTGCACCCCCTTGCCCAGCAAGGGCTCCACG AGGGCAGCTCGCCTTGGAGAGCAGTTACTACGAGACATGCAGTTAGGCCAGTGTGTACAG CTGTGGGATGAGGACCCGGGAGCACTATGGGCCTGCCCCATGGACAAGT ACATCCACAAGCGCTGGGCCCTGGTGTGGCTGGCCTGCCTACTCTTTGCCGCGgtgcttttccttctcttccttatcAAAAAGGACCACGTGAAAG CGGCCGCCAGGAGCCGAGCGGCTCTGCTCCTCTACTCCGCCGATGACGCTAGCTTCGAGCGCTTGGTAGGCGCTCTGGCGTCGGCGCTGTGCCAGCTGCCGCTGCGCGTGGCCGTGGACCTGTGGAGCCGCCGTGAGCTGAGCGCGCTGGGGCCCCTGGCCTGGTTCCACGCGCAGCGGCGCCAGACCCTGCAGGAGGGCGGCACGGTGGTGCTGCTGTTCTCGCCCGGGGCCGTGGCGCTGTGCTGTGAGTGGATGCAGGACCGGACGTCGGCACCCGGGGCGCGCGGCCCGCACGACGCCTTCGCCGCCTCGCTCAGCTGCGTGCTGCCCGACTTCTTGCAGGGCCGGGCGCCTGGCCGCTACGTCGGGGCCTACTTCGACACACTGCTCCACCCGGATGCCGTGCCCGCCCTTTTCCGCACCGTGCCCGTCTTCTCACTGCCCTCGCAGCTGCCAGACTTCATAGGGACCCTGCAAGGGCCCGGTGCCCCCCGCTCTGGACGGCTAGCGGAGAGAGCGGAGCAAGTGTCCCGGGCACTGCAGCCCTCCCTGGACAGCTGCTTCCGGCCCCCTGCGGGTCCTGGGGACTCCAGGGACGGCACGCGGGTTGGGACCTGA
- the IL17RC gene encoding interleukin-17 receptor C isoform X16 encodes MPVPWFLLSLALGRSPVVLSLERLVGPQDVARCSPGLSCHLWDGDVICLPGSIMSAPGPVLVPTRLQTELLLRCYQETDCDLCVRVAVHLAVHGHGEEPEDEEKLGRTADPELEEPRNSSLQAQVMLSFQAYSTARCVLLEVQVPATLVQPGQSVGSVVFDCFEAALGSEVRIWSYTQPRYQKELNLTQQLPVLPWLNVSANGDDVRLVLDVSEEQQFGLSLYWNQVPGPSKSLWHRNLTGPQTITLNHTDLLPCLCIQVWPLKPDSTRTSTCPFSEDPRAYQNLWLVAQLQLLPPRGWRLDAPCSVPAMATLCWQAPGRGPCQPLVPPLLQENVTVNKVLEFPLLKGHPNLCVQVSNWENVQLQECLWADSLGPLKNDMLLVETRGPHDNKSLCALEPSGCTPLPSKGSTRAARLGEQLLRDMQLGQCVQLWDEDPGALWACPMDKYIHKRWALVWLACLLFAAVLFLLFLIKKDHVKGWLRLLKDIHAGAESAARSRAALLLYSADDASFERLVGALASALCQLPLRVAVDLWSRRELSALGPLAWFHAQRRQTLQEGGTVVLLFSPGAVALCCEWMQDRTSAPGARGPHDAFAASLSCVLPDFLQGRAPGRYVGAYFDTLLHPDAVPALFRTVPVFSLPSQLPDFIGTLQGPGAPRSGRLAERAEQVSRALQPSLDSCFRPPAGPGDSRDGTRVGT; translated from the exons ATGCCTGTGCCCTGGTTCCTGCTGTCCTTGGCACTGGGCCGGAGCCCCGTGGTCCTCTCTCTGGAGAGGCTCGTGGGGCCTCAGGACGTTGCTCGCTGCTCTCCG GGTCTTTCCTGCCACCTCTGGG ATGGTGACGTGATCTGCTTGCCTGGGAGCATCATGTCTGCCCCGGGCCCTGTGCTGGTGCCCACACGCCTGCAGACAGAGCTGTTGCTGAGGTGCTACCAGGAGACTGACTGTGACCTTTGTGTGCGTGTGGCTGTCCACTTGGCTGTGCACG GGCATGGGGAAGAGCCTGAAGATGAGGAAAAGCTTGGGAGAACAGCTGACCCAGAGCTTGAGGAGCCTAGGAATT CTTCTCTGCAGGCCCAAGTCATGCTCTCCTTCCAGGCCTACTCTACTGCCCGCTGTGTCCTGCTGGAGGTGCAAGTGCCTGCTACCCTGGTGCAGCCGGGTCAGTCTGTG GGCTCTGTGGTATTTGACTGCTTCGAGGCTGCTCTGGGGTCTGAGGTGCGAATCTGGTCCTACACTCAGCCCAGGTATCAGAAGGAACTCAACCTCACACAGCAGCTGCCTG TCCTGCCCTGGCTCAATGTGTCTGCCAATGGTGACGATGTACGCCTGGTGCTGGACGTCTCTGAGGAGCAGCAGTTCGGCCTCTCCCTCTACTGGAACCAGGTCCCGGGCCCTTCAAAATCCTTGTGGCACAGAAATCTG ACTGGGCCACAGACCATTACCTTGAACCACACAGACCTGCTTCCCTGCCTCTGTATTCAG GTGTGGCCTTTGAAGCCTGATTCCACCAGGACAAGTACCTGCCCCTTTAGTGAGG ACCCCCGTGCATACCAGAACCTCTGGCTTGTTGCCCAGCTGCAGCTGCTGCCCCCACGGGGCTGGCGGCTGGATGCTCCATGCTCAGTACCCGCCATGGCCACACTGTGCTGGCAGGCACCGGGCAGGGGCCCCTGCCAGCCACTGGTTCCACCACTGCTCCAAGAGAATGTCACTGTGAAT AAGGTCCTTGAGTTCCCGTTGCTGAAAGGTCACCCCAACCTCTGTGTCCAG GTGAGCAACTGGGAGAATGTGCAGCTGCAAGAGTGCCTGTGGGCTG ACTCCCTGGGTCCCCTCAAGAATGACATGCTGCTGGTAGAGACACGAGGTCCCCATGACAACAAATCGCTCTGTGCCTTAGAACCCAGCGGCTGCACCCCCTTGCCCAGCAAGGGCTCCACG AGGGCAGCTCGCCTTGGAGAGCAGTTACTACGAGACATGCAGTTAGGCCAGTGTGTACAG CTGTGGGATGAGGACCCGGGAGCACTATGGGCCTGCCCCATGGACAAGT ACATCCACAAGCGCTGGGCCCTGGTGTGGCTGGCCTGCCTACTCTTTGCCGCGgtgcttttccttctcttccttatcAAAAAGGACCACGTGAAAG GGTGGCTGAGGCTCTTGAAGGACATCCACGCAGGGGCTGAGT CGGCCGCCAGGAGCCGAGCGGCTCTGCTCCTCTACTCCGCCGATGACGCTAGCTTCGAGCGCTTGGTAGGCGCTCTGGCGTCGGCGCTGTGCCAGCTGCCGCTGCGCGTGGCCGTGGACCTGTGGAGCCGCCGTGAGCTGAGCGCGCTGGGGCCCCTGGCCTGGTTCCACGCGCAGCGGCGCCAGACCCTGCAGGAGGGCGGCACGGTGGTGCTGCTGTTCTCGCCCGGGGCCGTGGCGCTGTGCTGTGAGTGGATGCAGGACCGGACGTCGGCACCCGGGGCGCGCGGCCCGCACGACGCCTTCGCCGCCTCGCTCAGCTGCGTGCTGCCCGACTTCTTGCAGGGCCGGGCGCCTGGCCGCTACGTCGGGGCCTACTTCGACACACTGCTCCACCCGGATGCCGTGCCCGCCCTTTTCCGCACCGTGCCCGTCTTCTCACTGCCCTCGCAGCTGCCAGACTTCATAGGGACCCTGCAAGGGCCCGGTGCCCCCCGCTCTGGACGGCTAGCGGAGAGAGCGGAGCAAGTGTCCCGGGCACTGCAGCCCTCCCTGGACAGCTGCTTCCGGCCCCCTGCGGGTCCTGGGGACTCCAGGGACGGCACGCGGGTTGGGACCTGA
- the IL17RC gene encoding interleukin-17 receptor C isoform X13 has translation MPVPWFLLSLALGRSPVVLSLERLVGPQDVARCSPGLSCHLWDGDVICLPGSIMSAPGPVLVPTRLQTELLLRCYQETDCDLCVRVAVHLAVHGHGEEPEDEEKLGRTADPELEEPRNCEENLASPTAPRQAYSTARCVLLEVQVPATLVQPGQSVGSVVFDCFEAALGSEVRIWSYTQPRYQKELNLTQQLPDCRRLEVRDSVQSCRVLPWLNVSANGDDVRLVLDVSEEQQFGLSLYWNQVPGPSKSLWHRNLTGPQTITLNHTDLLPCLCIQVWPLKPDSTRTSTCPFSEDPRAYQNLWLVAQLQLLPPRGWRLDAPCSVPAMATLCWQAPGRGPCQPLVPPLLQENVTVNKVLEFPLLKGHPNLCVQVSNWENVQLQECLWADSLGPLKNDMLLVETRGPHDNKSLCALEPSGCTPLPSKGSTRAARLGEQLLRDMQLGQCVQLWDEDPGALWACPMDKYIHKRWALVWLACLLFAAVLFLLFLIKKDHVKGWLRLLKDIHAGAESAARSRAALLLYSADDASFERLVGALASALCQLPLRVAVDLWSRRELSALGPLAWFHAQRRQTLQEGGTVVLLFSPGAVALCCEWMQDRTSAPGARGPHDAFAASLSCVLPDFLQGRAPGRYVGAYFDTLLHPDAVPALFRTVPVFSLPSQLPDFIGTLQGPGAPRSGRLAERAEQVSRALQPSLDSCFRPPAGPGDSRDGTRVGT, from the exons ATGCCTGTGCCCTGGTTCCTGCTGTCCTTGGCACTGGGCCGGAGCCCCGTGGTCCTCTCTCTGGAGAGGCTCGTGGGGCCTCAGGACGTTGCTCGCTGCTCTCCG GGTCTTTCCTGCCACCTCTGGG ATGGTGACGTGATCTGCTTGCCTGGGAGCATCATGTCTGCCCCGGGCCCTGTGCTGGTGCCCACACGCCTGCAGACAGAGCTGTTGCTGAGGTGCTACCAGGAGACTGACTGTGACCTTTGTGTGCGTGTGGCTGTCCACTTGGCTGTGCACG GGCATGGGGAAGAGCCTGAAGATGAGGAAAAGCTTGGGAGAACAGCTGACCCAGAGCTTGAGGAGCCTAGGAATTGTGAGGAGAACCTGGCTAGCCCAACTGCCCCTCGCCAG GCCTACTCTACTGCCCGCTGTGTCCTGCTGGAGGTGCAAGTGCCTGCTACCCTGGTGCAGCCGGGTCAGTCTGTG GGCTCTGTGGTATTTGACTGCTTCGAGGCTGCTCTGGGGTCTGAGGTGCGAATCTGGTCCTACACTCAGCCCAGGTATCAGAAGGAACTCAACCTCACACAGCAGCTGCCTG ACTGCAGGAGGCTTGAAGTCCGGGACAGCGTCCAGAGCTGCCGGG TCCTGCCCTGGCTCAATGTGTCTGCCAATGGTGACGATGTACGCCTGGTGCTGGACGTCTCTGAGGAGCAGCAGTTCGGCCTCTCCCTCTACTGGAACCAGGTCCCGGGCCCTTCAAAATCCTTGTGGCACAGAAATCTG ACTGGGCCACAGACCATTACCTTGAACCACACAGACCTGCTTCCCTGCCTCTGTATTCAG GTGTGGCCTTTGAAGCCTGATTCCACCAGGACAAGTACCTGCCCCTTTAGTGAGG ACCCCCGTGCATACCAGAACCTCTGGCTTGTTGCCCAGCTGCAGCTGCTGCCCCCACGGGGCTGGCGGCTGGATGCTCCATGCTCAGTACCCGCCATGGCCACACTGTGCTGGCAGGCACCGGGCAGGGGCCCCTGCCAGCCACTGGTTCCACCACTGCTCCAAGAGAATGTCACTGTGAAT AAGGTCCTTGAGTTCCCGTTGCTGAAAGGTCACCCCAACCTCTGTGTCCAG GTGAGCAACTGGGAGAATGTGCAGCTGCAAGAGTGCCTGTGGGCTG ACTCCCTGGGTCCCCTCAAGAATGACATGCTGCTGGTAGAGACACGAGGTCCCCATGACAACAAATCGCTCTGTGCCTTAGAACCCAGCGGCTGCACCCCCTTGCCCAGCAAGGGCTCCACG AGGGCAGCTCGCCTTGGAGAGCAGTTACTACGAGACATGCAGTTAGGCCAGTGTGTACAG CTGTGGGATGAGGACCCGGGAGCACTATGGGCCTGCCCCATGGACAAGT ACATCCACAAGCGCTGGGCCCTGGTGTGGCTGGCCTGCCTACTCTTTGCCGCGgtgcttttccttctcttccttatcAAAAAGGACCACGTGAAAG GGTGGCTGAGGCTCTTGAAGGACATCCACGCAGGGGCTGAGT CGGCCGCCAGGAGCCGAGCGGCTCTGCTCCTCTACTCCGCCGATGACGCTAGCTTCGAGCGCTTGGTAGGCGCTCTGGCGTCGGCGCTGTGCCAGCTGCCGCTGCGCGTGGCCGTGGACCTGTGGAGCCGCCGTGAGCTGAGCGCGCTGGGGCCCCTGGCCTGGTTCCACGCGCAGCGGCGCCAGACCCTGCAGGAGGGCGGCACGGTGGTGCTGCTGTTCTCGCCCGGGGCCGTGGCGCTGTGCTGTGAGTGGATGCAGGACCGGACGTCGGCACCCGGGGCGCGCGGCCCGCACGACGCCTTCGCCGCCTCGCTCAGCTGCGTGCTGCCCGACTTCTTGCAGGGCCGGGCGCCTGGCCGCTACGTCGGGGCCTACTTCGACACACTGCTCCACCCGGATGCCGTGCCCGCCCTTTTCCGCACCGTGCCCGTCTTCTCACTGCCCTCGCAGCTGCCAGACTTCATAGGGACCCTGCAAGGGCCCGGTGCCCCCCGCTCTGGACGGCTAGCGGAGAGAGCGGAGCAAGTGTCCCGGGCACTGCAGCCCTCCCTGGACAGCTGCTTCCGGCCCCCTGCGGGTCCTGGGGACTCCAGGGACGGCACGCGGGTTGGGACCTGA
- the IL17RC gene encoding interleukin-17 receptor C isoform X15 produces MPVPWFLLSLALGRSPVVLSLERLVGPQDVARCSPGLSCHLWDGDVICLPGSIMSAPGPVLVPTRLQTELLLRCYQETDCDLCVRVAVHLAVHGHGEEPEDEEKLGRTADPELEEPRNSSLQAQVMLSFQAYSTARCVLLEVQVPATLVQPGQSVGSVVFDCFEAALGSEVRIWSYTQPRYQKELNLTQQLPDCRRLEVRDSVQSCRVLPWLNVSANGDDVRLVLDVSEEQQFGLSLYWNQVPGPSKSLWHRNLTGPQTITLNHTDLLPCLCIQVWPLKPDSTRTSTCPFSEDPRAYQNLWLVAQLQLLPPRGWRLDAPCSVPAMATLCWQAPGRGPCQPLVPPLLQENVTVNKVLEFPLLKGHPNLCVQVSNWENVQLQECLWADSLGPLKNDMLLVETRGPHDNKSLCALEPSGCTPLPSKGSTRAARLGEQLLRDMQLGQCVQLWDEDPGALWACPMDKYIHKRWALVWLACLLFAAVLFLLFLIKKDHVKAAARSRAALLLYSADDASFERLVGALASALCQLPLRVAVDLWSRRELSALGPLAWFHAQRRQTLQEGGTVVLLFSPGAVALCCEWMQDRTSAPGARGPHDAFAASLSCVLPDFLQGRAPGRYVGAYFDTLLHPDAVPALFRTVPVFSLPSQLPDFIGTLQGPGAPRSGRLAERAEQVSRALQPSLDSCFRPPAGPGDSRDGTRVGT; encoded by the exons ATGCCTGTGCCCTGGTTCCTGCTGTCCTTGGCACTGGGCCGGAGCCCCGTGGTCCTCTCTCTGGAGAGGCTCGTGGGGCCTCAGGACGTTGCTCGCTGCTCTCCG GGTCTTTCCTGCCACCTCTGGG ATGGTGACGTGATCTGCTTGCCTGGGAGCATCATGTCTGCCCCGGGCCCTGTGCTGGTGCCCACACGCCTGCAGACAGAGCTGTTGCTGAGGTGCTACCAGGAGACTGACTGTGACCTTTGTGTGCGTGTGGCTGTCCACTTGGCTGTGCACG GGCATGGGGAAGAGCCTGAAGATGAGGAAAAGCTTGGGAGAACAGCTGACCCAGAGCTTGAGGAGCCTAGGAATT CTTCTCTGCAGGCCCAAGTCATGCTCTCCTTCCAGGCCTACTCTACTGCCCGCTGTGTCCTGCTGGAGGTGCAAGTGCCTGCTACCCTGGTGCAGCCGGGTCAGTCTGTG GGCTCTGTGGTATTTGACTGCTTCGAGGCTGCTCTGGGGTCTGAGGTGCGAATCTGGTCCTACACTCAGCCCAGGTATCAGAAGGAACTCAACCTCACACAGCAGCTGCCTG ACTGCAGGAGGCTTGAAGTCCGGGACAGCGTCCAGAGCTGCCGGG TCCTGCCCTGGCTCAATGTGTCTGCCAATGGTGACGATGTACGCCTGGTGCTGGACGTCTCTGAGGAGCAGCAGTTCGGCCTCTCCCTCTACTGGAACCAGGTCCCGGGCCCTTCAAAATCCTTGTGGCACAGAAATCTG ACTGGGCCACAGACCATTACCTTGAACCACACAGACCTGCTTCCCTGCCTCTGTATTCAG GTGTGGCCTTTGAAGCCTGATTCCACCAGGACAAGTACCTGCCCCTTTAGTGAGG ACCCCCGTGCATACCAGAACCTCTGGCTTGTTGCCCAGCTGCAGCTGCTGCCCCCACGGGGCTGGCGGCTGGATGCTCCATGCTCAGTACCCGCCATGGCCACACTGTGCTGGCAGGCACCGGGCAGGGGCCCCTGCCAGCCACTGGTTCCACCACTGCTCCAAGAGAATGTCACTGTGAAT AAGGTCCTTGAGTTCCCGTTGCTGAAAGGTCACCCCAACCTCTGTGTCCAG GTGAGCAACTGGGAGAATGTGCAGCTGCAAGAGTGCCTGTGGGCTG ACTCCCTGGGTCCCCTCAAGAATGACATGCTGCTGGTAGAGACACGAGGTCCCCATGACAACAAATCGCTCTGTGCCTTAGAACCCAGCGGCTGCACCCCCTTGCCCAGCAAGGGCTCCACG AGGGCAGCTCGCCTTGGAGAGCAGTTACTACGAGACATGCAGTTAGGCCAGTGTGTACAG CTGTGGGATGAGGACCCGGGAGCACTATGGGCCTGCCCCATGGACAAGT ACATCCACAAGCGCTGGGCCCTGGTGTGGCTGGCCTGCCTACTCTTTGCCGCGgtgcttttccttctcttccttatcAAAAAGGACCACGTGAAAG CGGCCGCCAGGAGCCGAGCGGCTCTGCTCCTCTACTCCGCCGATGACGCTAGCTTCGAGCGCTTGGTAGGCGCTCTGGCGTCGGCGCTGTGCCAGCTGCCGCTGCGCGTGGCCGTGGACCTGTGGAGCCGCCGTGAGCTGAGCGCGCTGGGGCCCCTGGCCTGGTTCCACGCGCAGCGGCGCCAGACCCTGCAGGAGGGCGGCACGGTGGTGCTGCTGTTCTCGCCCGGGGCCGTGGCGCTGTGCTGTGAGTGGATGCAGGACCGGACGTCGGCACCCGGGGCGCGCGGCCCGCACGACGCCTTCGCCGCCTCGCTCAGCTGCGTGCTGCCCGACTTCTTGCAGGGCCGGGCGCCTGGCCGCTACGTCGGGGCCTACTTCGACACACTGCTCCACCCGGATGCCGTGCCCGCCCTTTTCCGCACCGTGCCCGTCTTCTCACTGCCCTCGCAGCTGCCAGACTTCATAGGGACCCTGCAAGGGCCCGGTGCCCCCCGCTCTGGACGGCTAGCGGAGAGAGCGGAGCAAGTGTCCCGGGCACTGCAGCCCTCCCTGGACAGCTGCTTCCGGCCCCCTGCGGGTCCTGGGGACTCCAGGGACGGCACGCGGGTTGGGACCTGA